In the genome of Globicephala melas chromosome 3, mGloMel1.2, whole genome shotgun sequence, one region contains:
- the EBI3 gene encoding interleukin-27 subunit beta isoform X4: MAPRLVLTLTFWVGCSLCCWREAVTQPRVRCQASRYPIAVDCSWTLPPAPNSSRPTSFIATYRLGVAAHGESWPCLQQTPEATSCIIPDIQMFSMVPYVLNITAVHPRGVSSSFVPFVPEHVIKPDPPEGVRLSPLPGQRLWVQWEPPRSWPFPEIFSLKYRIRYKRHGAARFRQQHHSQWSKGGNNTSAHRRMMDKHNAVPPHTGTSLSHEKERSPDTRYNVDGPLRTRCSVGPIEGTSFTLKAVRPQAKYCIQVAALDLTDYGESSAWSLPAVASVTLDPHETL; this comes from the exons ATGGCCCCAAGACTTGTCCTCACCCTCACCTTCTGGGTGGGTTGCTCACTTTGCTGCTGGAGAGAAG CTGTCACCCAGCCCAGGGTGCGGTGCCAGGCCTCTAGGTACCCGATCGCAGTGGATTGCTCCTGGACCCTGCCGCCCGCTCCAAACTCCTCCAGGCCCACGTCCTTCATTGCCACATACAG GCTTGGCGTGGCAGCCCATGGGGAGAGCTGGCCCTGCCTCCAGCAGACACCAGAGGCCACCAGCTGTATCATCCCTGACATCCAGATGTTCTCCATGGTGCCCTATGTGCTCAACATCACAGCTGTCCACCCCCGGGGCGTCAGCAGCAGCTTCGTGCCGTTCGTCCCAGAGCACGTCA TCAAACCGGACCCTCCAGAAGGTGTGCGCCTGAGCCCCCTCCCTGGGCAGCGGCTCTGGGTGCAATGGGAACCCCCCCGGTCCTGGCCCTTCCCAGAGATCTTCTCACTCAAGTACCGGATCCGCTACAAGCGCCACGGAGCTGCCCGCTTCCGCCAG cagcaccacTCACAATggtcaaaaggtggaaataacacAAGTGCCCATCGACGGATGATGGATAAACACAACGCGGTCCCTCCACACACGGGaacatcactcagccatgaaaaggagagAAGCCCTGACACTcgctacaacgtggatggacccttgagaacacgatgctca GTGGGACCAATTGAAGGCACATCCTTCACCCTCAAGGCTGTGAGGCCCCAAGCCAAGTACTGCATCCAGGTGGCTGCTCTGGACCTCACTGACTATGGGGAATCAAGCGCCTGGAGTCTCCCCGCCGTTGCCTccgtgaccctgg ATCCACATGAGACCCTGTGA
- the EBI3 gene encoding interleukin-27 subunit beta isoform X3 — MAPRLVLTLTFWVGCSLCCWREAAVTQPRVRCQASRYPIAVDCSWTLPPAPNSSRPTSFIATYRLGVAAHGESWPCLQQTPEATSCIIPDIQMFSMVPYVLNITAVHPRGVSSSFVPFVPEHVIKPDPPEGVRLSPLPGQRLWVQWEPPRSWPFPEIFSLKYRIRYKRHGAARFRQQHHSQWSKGGNNTSAHRRMMDKHNAVPPHTGTSLSHEKERSPDTRYNVDGPLRTRCSVGPIEGTSFTLKAVRPQAKYCIQVAALDLTDYGESSAWSLPAVASVTLDPHETL; from the exons ATGGCCCCAAGACTTGTCCTCACCCTCACCTTCTGGGTGGGTTGCTCACTTTGCTGCTGGAGAGAAG CAGCTGTCACCCAGCCCAGGGTGCGGTGCCAGGCCTCTAGGTACCCGATCGCAGTGGATTGCTCCTGGACCCTGCCGCCCGCTCCAAACTCCTCCAGGCCCACGTCCTTCATTGCCACATACAG GCTTGGCGTGGCAGCCCATGGGGAGAGCTGGCCCTGCCTCCAGCAGACACCAGAGGCCACCAGCTGTATCATCCCTGACATCCAGATGTTCTCCATGGTGCCCTATGTGCTCAACATCACAGCTGTCCACCCCCGGGGCGTCAGCAGCAGCTTCGTGCCGTTCGTCCCAGAGCACGTCA TCAAACCGGACCCTCCAGAAGGTGTGCGCCTGAGCCCCCTCCCTGGGCAGCGGCTCTGGGTGCAATGGGAACCCCCCCGGTCCTGGCCCTTCCCAGAGATCTTCTCACTCAAGTACCGGATCCGCTACAAGCGCCACGGAGCTGCCCGCTTCCGCCAG cagcaccacTCACAATggtcaaaaggtggaaataacacAAGTGCCCATCGACGGATGATGGATAAACACAACGCGGTCCCTCCACACACGGGaacatcactcagccatgaaaaggagagAAGCCCTGACACTcgctacaacgtggatggacccttgagaacacgatgctca GTGGGACCAATTGAAGGCACATCCTTCACCCTCAAGGCTGTGAGGCCCCAAGCCAAGTACTGCATCCAGGTGGCTGCTCTGGACCTCACTGACTATGGGGAATCAAGCGCCTGGAGTCTCCCCGCCGTTGCCTccgtgaccctgg ATCCACATGAGACCCTGTGA
- the EBI3 gene encoding interleukin-27 subunit beta isoform X5 codes for MLSLSLRAPQQLSPSPGCGARPLGTRSQWIAPGPCRPLQTPPGPRPSLPHTVVSGGYSSLWLGVAAHGESWPCLQQTPEATSCIIPDIQMFSMVPYVLNITAVHPRGVSSSFVPFVPEHVIKPDPPEGVRLSPLPGQRLWVQWEPPRSWPFPEIFSLKYRIRYKRHGAARFRQQHHSQWSKGGNNTSAHRRMMDKHNAVPPHTGTSLSHEKERSPDTRYNVDGPLRTRCSVGPIEGTSFTLKAVRPQAKYCIQVAALDLTDYGESSAWSLPAVASVTLDPHETL; via the exons atgctctccctctctctccggGCCCCCCAGCAGCTGTCACCCAGCCCAGGGTGCGGTGCCAGGCCTCTAGGTACCCGATCGCAGTGGATTGCTCCTGGACCCTGCCGCCCGCTCCAAACTCCTCCAGGCCCACGTCCTTCATTGCCACATACAG tggtgagcgggggctactcttcattgtg GCTTGGCGTGGCAGCCCATGGGGAGAGCTGGCCCTGCCTCCAGCAGACACCAGAGGCCACCAGCTGTATCATCCCTGACATCCAGATGTTCTCCATGGTGCCCTATGTGCTCAACATCACAGCTGTCCACCCCCGGGGCGTCAGCAGCAGCTTCGTGCCGTTCGTCCCAGAGCACGTCA TCAAACCGGACCCTCCAGAAGGTGTGCGCCTGAGCCCCCTCCCTGGGCAGCGGCTCTGGGTGCAATGGGAACCCCCCCGGTCCTGGCCCTTCCCAGAGATCTTCTCACTCAAGTACCGGATCCGCTACAAGCGCCACGGAGCTGCCCGCTTCCGCCAG cagcaccacTCACAATggtcaaaaggtggaaataacacAAGTGCCCATCGACGGATGATGGATAAACACAACGCGGTCCCTCCACACACGGGaacatcactcagccatgaaaaggagagAAGCCCTGACACTcgctacaacgtggatggacccttgagaacacgatgctca GTGGGACCAATTGAAGGCACATCCTTCACCCTCAAGGCTGTGAGGCCCCAAGCCAAGTACTGCATCCAGGTGGCTGCTCTGGACCTCACTGACTATGGGGAATCAAGCGCCTGGAGTCTCCCCGCCGTTGCCTccgtgaccctgg ATCCACATGAGACCCTGTGA
- the EBI3 gene encoding interleukin-27 subunit beta isoform X1 produces MHSFIPQTSIRLLMCAQHWLAVRWGPSHGRTLMVLGESEAHALPLSPGPPAAVTQPRVRCQASRYPIAVDCSWTLPPAPNSSRPTSFIATYRLGVAAHGESWPCLQQTPEATSCIIPDIQMFSMVPYVLNITAVHPRGVSSSFVPFVPEHVIKPDPPEGVRLSPLPGQRLWVQWEPPRSWPFPEIFSLKYRIRYKRHGAARFRQQHHSQWSKGGNNTSAHRRMMDKHNAVPPHTGTSLSHEKERSPDTRYNVDGPLRTRCSVGPIEGTSFTLKAVRPQAKYCIQVAALDLTDYGESSAWSLPAVASVTLDPHETL; encoded by the exons ATGcactcatttattccacaaacctCTATTAGGCTCCTAATGTGTGCCCAGCACTGGCTGGCAGTGAGGTGGGGGCCAAGCCACGGTAGGACTTTGATGGTCCTGGGTGAATCAGAAGCTCatgctctccctctctctccggGCCCCCCAGCAGCTGTCACCCAGCCCAGGGTGCGGTGCCAGGCCTCTAGGTACCCGATCGCAGTGGATTGCTCCTGGACCCTGCCGCCCGCTCCAAACTCCTCCAGGCCCACGTCCTTCATTGCCACATACAG GCTTGGCGTGGCAGCCCATGGGGAGAGCTGGCCCTGCCTCCAGCAGACACCAGAGGCCACCAGCTGTATCATCCCTGACATCCAGATGTTCTCCATGGTGCCCTATGTGCTCAACATCACAGCTGTCCACCCCCGGGGCGTCAGCAGCAGCTTCGTGCCGTTCGTCCCAGAGCACGTCA TCAAACCGGACCCTCCAGAAGGTGTGCGCCTGAGCCCCCTCCCTGGGCAGCGGCTCTGGGTGCAATGGGAACCCCCCCGGTCCTGGCCCTTCCCAGAGATCTTCTCACTCAAGTACCGGATCCGCTACAAGCGCCACGGAGCTGCCCGCTTCCGCCAG cagcaccacTCACAATggtcaaaaggtggaaataacacAAGTGCCCATCGACGGATGATGGATAAACACAACGCGGTCCCTCCACACACGGGaacatcactcagccatgaaaaggagagAAGCCCTGACACTcgctacaacgtggatggacccttgagaacacgatgctca GTGGGACCAATTGAAGGCACATCCTTCACCCTCAAGGCTGTGAGGCCCCAAGCCAAGTACTGCATCCAGGTGGCTGCTCTGGACCTCACTGACTATGGGGAATCAAGCGCCTGGAGTCTCCCCGCCGTTGCCTccgtgaccctgg ATCCACATGAGACCCTGTGA
- the EBI3 gene encoding interleukin-27 subunit beta isoform X7, translating into MHSFIPQTSIRLLMCAQHWLAVRWGPSHGRTLMVLGESEAHALPLSPGPPAAVTQPRVRCQASRYPIAVDCSWTLPPAPNSSRPTSFIATYRLGVAAHGESWPCLQQTPEATSCIIPDIQMFSMVPYVLNITAVHPRGVSSSFVPFVPEHVIKPDPPEGVRLSPLPGQRLWVQWEPPRSWPFPEIFSLKYRIRYKRHGAARFRQVGPIEGTSFTLKAVRPQAKYCIQVAALDLTDYGESSAWSLPAVASVTLDPHETL; encoded by the exons ATGcactcatttattccacaaacctCTATTAGGCTCCTAATGTGTGCCCAGCACTGGCTGGCAGTGAGGTGGGGGCCAAGCCACGGTAGGACTTTGATGGTCCTGGGTGAATCAGAAGCTCatgctctccctctctctccggGCCCCCCAGCAGCTGTCACCCAGCCCAGGGTGCGGTGCCAGGCCTCTAGGTACCCGATCGCAGTGGATTGCTCCTGGACCCTGCCGCCCGCTCCAAACTCCTCCAGGCCCACGTCCTTCATTGCCACATACAG GCTTGGCGTGGCAGCCCATGGGGAGAGCTGGCCCTGCCTCCAGCAGACACCAGAGGCCACCAGCTGTATCATCCCTGACATCCAGATGTTCTCCATGGTGCCCTATGTGCTCAACATCACAGCTGTCCACCCCCGGGGCGTCAGCAGCAGCTTCGTGCCGTTCGTCCCAGAGCACGTCA TCAAACCGGACCCTCCAGAAGGTGTGCGCCTGAGCCCCCTCCCTGGGCAGCGGCTCTGGGTGCAATGGGAACCCCCCCGGTCCTGGCCCTTCCCAGAGATCTTCTCACTCAAGTACCGGATCCGCTACAAGCGCCACGGAGCTGCCCGCTTCCGCCAG GTGGGACCAATTGAAGGCACATCCTTCACCCTCAAGGCTGTGAGGCCCCAAGCCAAGTACTGCATCCAGGTGGCTGCTCTGGACCTCACTGACTATGGGGAATCAAGCGCCTGGAGTCTCCCCGCCGTTGCCTccgtgaccctgg ATCCACATGAGACCCTGTGA
- the EBI3 gene encoding interleukin-27 subunit beta isoform X2, which produces MHSFIPQTSIRLLMCAQHWLAVRWGPSHGRTLMVLGESEAHALPLSPGPPAAVTQPRVRCQASRYPIAVDCSWTLPPAPNSSRPTSFIATYRLGVAAHGESWPCLQQTPEATSCIIPDIQMFSMVPYVLNITAVHPRGVSSSFVPFVPEHVIKPDPPEGVRLSPLPGQRLWVQWEPPRSWPFPEIFSLKYRIRYKRHGAARFRQHHSQWSKGGNNTSAHRRMMDKHNAVPPHTGTSLSHEKERSPDTRYNVDGPLRTRCSVGPIEGTSFTLKAVRPQAKYCIQVAALDLTDYGESSAWSLPAVASVTLDPHETL; this is translated from the exons ATGcactcatttattccacaaacctCTATTAGGCTCCTAATGTGTGCCCAGCACTGGCTGGCAGTGAGGTGGGGGCCAAGCCACGGTAGGACTTTGATGGTCCTGGGTGAATCAGAAGCTCatgctctccctctctctccggGCCCCCCAGCAGCTGTCACCCAGCCCAGGGTGCGGTGCCAGGCCTCTAGGTACCCGATCGCAGTGGATTGCTCCTGGACCCTGCCGCCCGCTCCAAACTCCTCCAGGCCCACGTCCTTCATTGCCACATACAG GCTTGGCGTGGCAGCCCATGGGGAGAGCTGGCCCTGCCTCCAGCAGACACCAGAGGCCACCAGCTGTATCATCCCTGACATCCAGATGTTCTCCATGGTGCCCTATGTGCTCAACATCACAGCTGTCCACCCCCGGGGCGTCAGCAGCAGCTTCGTGCCGTTCGTCCCAGAGCACGTCA TCAAACCGGACCCTCCAGAAGGTGTGCGCCTGAGCCCCCTCCCTGGGCAGCGGCTCTGGGTGCAATGGGAACCCCCCCGGTCCTGGCCCTTCCCAGAGATCTTCTCACTCAAGTACCGGATCCGCTACAAGCGCCACGGAGCTGCCCGCTTCCGCCAG caccacTCACAATggtcaaaaggtggaaataacacAAGTGCCCATCGACGGATGATGGATAAACACAACGCGGTCCCTCCACACACGGGaacatcactcagccatgaaaaggagagAAGCCCTGACACTcgctacaacgtggatggacccttgagaacacgatgctca GTGGGACCAATTGAAGGCACATCCTTCACCCTCAAGGCTGTGAGGCCCCAAGCCAAGTACTGCATCCAGGTGGCTGCTCTGGACCTCACTGACTATGGGGAATCAAGCGCCTGGAGTCTCCCCGCCGTTGCCTccgtgaccctgg ATCCACATGAGACCCTGTGA
- the EBI3 gene encoding interleukin-27 subunit beta isoform X6, producing MHSFIPQTSIRLLMCAQHWLAVRWGPSHGRTLMVLGESEAHALPLSPGPPAAVTQPRVRCQASRYPIAVDCSWTLPPAPNSSRPTSFIATYRLGVAAHGESWPCLQQTPEATSCIIPDIQMFSMVPYVLNITAVHPRGVSSSFVPFVPEHVIKPDPPEGVRLSPLPGQRLWVQWEPPRSWPFPEIFSLKYRIRYKRHGAARFRQQHHSQWSKGGNNTSAHRRMMDKHNAVPPHTGTSLSHEKERSPDTRYNVDGPLRTRCSVREARHRRTHCGTN from the exons ATGcactcatttattccacaaacctCTATTAGGCTCCTAATGTGTGCCCAGCACTGGCTGGCAGTGAGGTGGGGGCCAAGCCACGGTAGGACTTTGATGGTCCTGGGTGAATCAGAAGCTCatgctctccctctctctccggGCCCCCCAGCAGCTGTCACCCAGCCCAGGGTGCGGTGCCAGGCCTCTAGGTACCCGATCGCAGTGGATTGCTCCTGGACCCTGCCGCCCGCTCCAAACTCCTCCAGGCCCACGTCCTTCATTGCCACATACAG GCTTGGCGTGGCAGCCCATGGGGAGAGCTGGCCCTGCCTCCAGCAGACACCAGAGGCCACCAGCTGTATCATCCCTGACATCCAGATGTTCTCCATGGTGCCCTATGTGCTCAACATCACAGCTGTCCACCCCCGGGGCGTCAGCAGCAGCTTCGTGCCGTTCGTCCCAGAGCACGTCA TCAAACCGGACCCTCCAGAAGGTGTGCGCCTGAGCCCCCTCCCTGGGCAGCGGCTCTGGGTGCAATGGGAACCCCCCCGGTCCTGGCCCTTCCCAGAGATCTTCTCACTCAAGTACCGGATCCGCTACAAGCGCCACGGAGCTGCCCGCTTCCGCCAG cagcaccacTCACAATggtcaaaaggtggaaataacacAAGTGCCCATCGACGGATGATGGATAAACACAACGCGGTCCCTCCACACACGGGaacatcactcagccatgaaaaggagagAAGCCCTGACACTcgctacaacgtggatggacccttgagaacacgatgctcagtgagagaagccagacacaggaggACACACT GTGGGACCAATTGA